In Trifolium pratense cultivar HEN17-A07 linkage group LG7, ARS_RC_1.1, whole genome shotgun sequence, a genomic segment contains:
- the LOC123894981 gene encoding F-box/FBD/LRR-repeat protein At3g14710-like, which yields MGSNGVAIDDTEAQTLAEETDVISTLHESILGLILSFVPIIDAVSTSVLSRRWIEVWTSLSTLKFDDSLLFYGKKMQKEQFVNFAEKVLLHFTNSSIEIFSLCLTSHQYDASQVSEWISFILERRVQKLHIQYSDKLFLSSKSLFRCNSLIELTLQMRCTLSLPVSVRLTNLQKLNISGIKFASDSSTYSRDITLSFPHLKVFEARGCEWSTMQNISLQVPSLERFSIAIWNHHSNESCKYGTIKVYSQRLTDFSYEGDLEQDIVLCDSSSIHNASVVIVIDEDKKDRIEILGFHAHNLLRQIDEVERLKLLFYKVLRHAKDFFINLPIFGSLAYLQLNEVTGEALLQLLHNSPILNTLVLLNGVANLQKDVLASAMVPHCFLSSFKVFQFKGFNANEHDLCLVKFMLANAATLEKMMIYPAFGLRYSDIDIGKVKEQILSLPKCSSFCVVEFSDIASS from the exons ATGGGTTCAAATGGCGTAGCAATAGATGATACGGAAGCACAAACATTAGCTGAAGAAACGGATGTGATTAGCACATTACATGAAAGCATTCTAGGTCTTATCCTGTCTTTCGTTCCAATTATAGACGCGGTTAGCACTAGCGTCTTATCAAGAAGGTGGATTGAAGTTTGGACATCCTTAAGCACTCTAAAATTTGATGATAGTTTACTATTTTATGGCAAGAAAATGCAAAAGGAACAGTTTGTGAATTTTGCTGAAAAAGTGCTTCTTCACTTTACTAATTCAAGCATCGAAATTTTCTCTCTTTGCTTAACTAGTCATCAATATGATGCATCTCAGGTAAGTGAATGGATCTCCTTTATCTTAGAAAGGAGAGTTCAAAAGCTTCATATTCAATATTCTGATAAACTTTTCCTTTCTTCGAAATCACTCTTTCGCTGCAATTCTCTGATTGAATTGACGCTTCAAATGAGATGTACTCTTAGTCTTCCCGTATCTGTTCGTCTCACAAATCTTCAAAAACTTAACATTTCCGGGATTAAATTTGCGAGTGATTCTTCCACTTATTCAAGAGATATAACTCTTAGTTTTCCACATCTCAAAGTGTTTGAAGCTAGAGGGTGTGAATGGTCAACTATGCAGAATATTAGTTTACAAGTACCTTCACTTGAGAGGTTTTCAATAGCAATATGGAATCATCATTCAAATGAATCATGTAAATATGGAACCATAAAGGTTTATAGTCAACGCCTAACGGATTTCTCTTATGAGGGTGATCTTGAGCAAGATATTGTTCTATGTGATTCTTCGTCGATTCATAATGCTTCTGTTGTGATTGTTATTGATGAAGATAAAAAGGACAGAATTGAAATACTTGGGTTTCATGCACATAATCTTCTGAGACAAATCGATGAAGTGGAACGACTaaaattattgttttacaaG GTTTTAAGACAtgctaaagattttttcatcaATCTTCCGATATTTGGAAGTTTGGCTTATCTGCAACTAAATGAGGTCACTGGTGAAGCTTTGTTGCAATTACTTCACAATTCTCCAATTCTTAATACTCTTGTTTTACTTAAT GGAGTAGCTAACTTACAAAAAGATGTCTTAGCTTCTGCAATGGTGCCTCACTGCTTTCTGTCAAGCTTCAAAGTATTTCAGTTTAAAGGTTTTAATGCGAACGAGCATGAtctatgtttggtaaaattcaTGTTGGCAAATGCAGCAACCTTGGAGAAGATGATGATATATCCGGCTTTTGGGCTACGATATTCAGATATTGACATAGGAAAAGTTAAGGAGCAGATACTCTCATTACCAAAATGTTCTAGCTTTTGCGTGGTAGAATTTTCTGATATCGCCAGTTCTTGA